From Salarias fasciatus chromosome 5, fSalaFa1.1, whole genome shotgun sequence, a single genomic window includes:
- the LOC115388122 gene encoding adenosine receptor A1-like, whose product MGAGEVIYTAVEVLIAVSCCLGNMLVILALWTSKSIRQPTFCLIVSLAVADFLVGCVTVPMAVLVDGRLETSFHSCLFISCLVVLFTQVSIFCLTAIAVDRYLRVYIPLRYKRIMTLRNSRLVVVGCWLVALPLSFAPIFGWHNQTTLSESANPTIVCRFITVIPMSYLVDFKFFFCTLTPLLVMTVLYICVFYTIRGSLQDKPGNNSQKQTEVYLKKEKQLARSLSLVLALFAVCWIPLNIMNCMTYFGKEEDVPKAAIYVGILLSHVNSTVNPIVYGFKIQKIRTGYVAIWKWCFAWVSFNQVSHESQVTASSPCNDFTTVTNNE is encoded by the exons ATGGGAGCAGGAGAGGTGATTTACACGGCGGTGGAGGTGCTCATCGCTGTCAGCTGCTGTCTGGGGAACATGCTGGTGATTCTGGCTCTGTGGACCAGTAAAAGCATCCGGCAACCCACCTTCTGTCTGATCGTCTCTCTGGCTGTGGCAGACTTTCTAGTCGGCTGTGTGACCGTCCCGATGGCTGTGTTGGTGGACGGACGACTTGAGACTTCATTCCACTCTTGTCTCTTCATCAGCTGCCTGGTTGTTCTCTTCACCCAGGTTTCGATTTTTTGTCTCACAGCGATTGCTGTTGACCGCTACCTGCGGGTGTACATCCCTCTGAG GTACAAAAGGATCATGACATTGAGAAATTCTCGTCTTGTGGTTGTGGGATGTTGGCTTGTTGCACTGCCTCTGAGTTTTGCCCCTATATTCGGATGGCACAACCAAACAACATTATCTGAATCTGCCAATCCTACAATTGTCTGCCGGTTTATTACTGTTATCCCCATGTCATACCTGGTTGACTTCAAGTTCTTCTTCTGTACCTTAACACCACTGCTGGTGATGACTGTCCTGTACATCTGTGTCTTCTACACTATTCGAGGAAGCCTTCAAGATAAGCCAGGTAACAATTCTCAAAAACAGACGGAAGTCTACTTGAAGAAGGAGAAACAGCTGGCtaggtctctgtctctggtcttGGCCTTGTTTGCTGTATGCTGGATCCCTCTCAACATAATGAACTGTATGACTTACTTTGGCAAGGAGGAAGATGTACCAAAAGCAGCTATTTATGTTGGCATCCTGCTTAGTCATGTAAACTCAACTGTCAACCCAATTGTGTATGGGTTCAAAATACAAAAGATCAGGACCGGTTATGTGGCCATCTGGAAGTGGTGTTTTGCATGGGTGTCATTTAATCAAGTCTCTCACGAAAGCCAGGTGACAGCCAGCAGCCCTTGCAATGACTTTACCACCGTCACTAACAATGAGTGA